Proteins co-encoded in one Setaria viridis chromosome 9, Setaria_viridis_v4.0, whole genome shotgun sequence genomic window:
- the LOC117837167 gene encoding cystathionine gamma-synthase 1, chloroplastic encodes MAPSTSLGKISLPRQQRRLLQPIHSPRHKRVTAAHPAALLQELFGDAEPPKPRRASDETLAVHAGEKLGKGADEAATDSIATPIVSGTTHWFKSSEDLIAFKEGRRHSHEYGRYSNPTVKVLEDKISALERAEATLVTSSGMNAIVATLLALVPPGGHVVTTTDCYSEARAFIRDRLSKMGIRSTFIDLDDMESLKAVLEQDDVTLFYADSPTNPLLKCVDIRLVAELCHRKGTLVCIDSTLASPINQKPLTLGADVVLHSATKYMAGHHDVIAGCISGSKTLISKIRAWHHDLGGAISPNAAYMIIRGLKTMALRVEAHNRTALDMARLLELHPKIERVHYPGLESNPWHQVAKSQMTGYGGVVSFEVKSDLCGTMRFVDALEIPLIATSLGGCESLVQQPAVMSFWGKSDDEKAKNGIKDNLVRFSFGIEKFEDLRDDILQALEKI; translated from the exons ATGGCTCCGTCCACCTCCCTTGGCAAGATCTCACTCCCGAggcagcagcgccgcctcctccaaccAATCCACTCTCCAAGGCACAAGCGCGTCACCGCAGCGCACCCAGCTGCGTTGCTCCAAGAGTTGTTCGGGGATGCTGAGCCTCCGAAGCCAAGACGCGCCTCCGACGAGACTCTCGCAGTCCATGCGGGGGAGAAGCTCGGGAAGGGCGCGGACGAGGCTGCCACGGACTCGATAGCGACGCCGATCGTGAGCGGCACAACGCACTGGTTCAAGAGCTCGGAGGACCTGATCGCCTTCAAGGAAGGCCGGCGCCACAGCCACGAGTACGGCCGGTACAGCAACCCGACGGTGAAGGTCCTTGAGGACAAGATCAGCGCGCTGGAGAGAGCCGAGGCAACCCTGGTCACGTCGTCCGGCATGAACGCCATCGTCGCGACGCTGCTCGCACTCGTGCCGCCGGGCGGCCACGTCGTGACGACCACCGACTGCTACAGCGAGGCTCGCGCCTTCATCCGTGACAGGCTTTCCAAGATGGGCATCAGGTCCACCTTCATCGACCTCGACGACATGGAGTCGCTAAAGGCAGTTCTTGAGCAGGACGATGTGACTCTCTTCTACGCGGACTCCCCGACAAACCCGCTGCTCAAGTGCGTGGACATCAGGCTGGTTGCAGAGTTGTGCCACCGGAAGGGCACCCTGGTGTGCATCGACAGCACGCTTGCATCTCCCATCAACCAGAAGCCGCTCACCCTCGGTGCCGACGTCGTCCTGCACTCCGCCACAAAGTACATGGCAGGCCACCACGATGTGATCGCTGGATGCATCAGCGGCTCGAAGACCCTCATCTCGAAAATACGCGCTTGGCATCACGACCTTGGCGGCGCCATCAGTCCG AACGCGGCTTACATGATCATACGCGGACTTAAGACAATGGCACTCCGCGTTGAGGCACATAACCGCACGGCGTTGGACATGGCACGACTCCTGGAGCTTCACCCGAAGATCGAGCGGGTGCACTACCCTGGGCTTGAGAGCAACCCATGGCACCAAGTTGCCAAGAGTCAGATGACGGGTTATGGCGGTGTTGTCAGCTTCGAGGTGAAATCGGACCTGTGCGGCACCATGAGGTTCGTCGATGCTCTGGAAATCCCATTGATCGCAACATCACTTGGCGGTTGTGAGAGCCTGGTGCAGCAACCTGCTGTCATGTCATTCTGGGGCAAGAGTGATGATGAGAAGGCCAAGAACGGGATCAAGGATAACCTGGTGAGATTCAGTTTCGGGATTGAGAAGTTTGAGGATCTGAGGGACGACATTCTCCAAGCCCTAGAAAAGATTTAA